Genomic DNA from Candidatus Sulfurimonas marisnigri:
ATAAAACATCGATATTGTCAAAAATGCAAACAGATAAAATGCAATCGCTTCAAACATAAACTAACTCCTTAATATGATAGAGGTGTTTTTTTAACACGCTCATCTTCATGTGGTGTAATCGCACCAAAACCTTCGAACTCTAACTGTTTTCCAGCCTTCATCTTATCTATTGGAGTTAACATATCTTCATACATAACAAAGTGTTCTCTTTGATCACTAGCATTCTCATACTCTCCACCATGTGTAATTGCAAGCTCCGGACACACTTCAGCACAATAACCACAAAAGATACATCTTCCAAGATTAATACTATACTCTGAAACCTCTTTACGAGAGTTTTCATCAATTTTAGTATCCATTTTAATACAGTTAGATATGCAGATTTTTTCACAAAGTCCACAACCAATACATCTTTCTGTCTCTGATTCCCAAAGTCTTTTCATCTCATGCACAGCACGATATCTTGGACCTATAGGCATCTTCTCTTCAGGATACTTAATCGTATGGATATCAAATCTAATCATTTCACGTAGTACAACCCAAAGACCAACAAAAAGCTCGCCTCTAAAACTTCTTTTAAGTGTTCTTTTAAACTTATCCCAGCCAGCTGTAGGATAGTCTTCTATATCTACTAAGAAATATCCATTACTAACATCTCTGTCGTTAAATTGTTCATTATTCATCATCACCCCTTACATCATCACAATAGCAGTGATTAAGATATTTAGTACTGCTATCGGCATTAGAACTTTCCAACATAACCACATCAATTGATCTGGTCTTACATCTGGCCATGCAGCTCTTGTCCATAAGAAAAAGAAGAAGAAAAATGCCATTTTACCAAGTAATCCTAAAGCACCTAAAAGACTTCCATCACCATATCCACCTAAGAAAAGAAGAGGAATTACAAAAGAAATAAAGAACATATTTGCATATTCACCAATGAAGAAAAGTCCCCATCTCATACCAGAGTACTCAGTACCAAAACCATCAATAATCTCATGGTCATTTGCAATAAGATGAAATGGTGTACGACCAGTTTCAGCAAATGCAGCAATCCAAAATAAAATAAATGCAACAGGTTGAGACCATACAATCCAATCTGTAAATCCACCAGCTTGATACTCATTAAAATCAATTAGAGAGAGTGACCCTACTAGCATAATTGGAGCTAATATTGATAAACCTGTAACAACCTCATATGAAATAAACACAGCAGCACCACGAGCAGCTGAAAGTAGTGCGAACTTATTAGCTGATGCCATACCACCAAGAAGCGGTCCATAAAGACCAACGCCCATAATTCCTAAAATATATAAAATTCCAATATTTATATCAGCAACTATTGGATGAACTTCATATCCAAAGAGTGTAAATGAAGGCAAGAAAGGAATTGCAGCAGCTGCCATAAAAGCGGTAGCAGCTGTAATAACAGGAGCAATTTTAAAGATTCTTCCAACTACATTAGTAGGAACAATATCCTCTTTAGTAAAAAGTTTTATTCCATCTGCTGCAACTTGTAAAAGTCCATAAGGTCCAACATTCATTGGCCCTAATCGACGTTGCATAAATGCCAAAATCTTTCTCTCAAAATAAGTACCTATCCCTGCCAAAGCAGAAAAGACAAGTAGAATTACAACGATTTTTATAACCGTTTCAATTAAATATGCTGTTTCCATATATTACACCTTTTCAATCGAAGCTACTGCAAAACGGTAACCGTTTATAAGAGCCTCTGAATTTATTTTAGAATCAAATGTTGGTAGAAGTGCAATATCACCATTGATTTTATTATCACTTACGATATTAACAACAAGCTCACCACTCTCACTCTTAACTCTCACACTATCTCCTTCACTTAAATCAGATTTGCTTAAGAACTCTTCACTCATATAGAGTCCGCCAACCTCATTAAGATTAGTAGTTTTATTTGTAAACTCTGTAAACTGCCTTACTGGATTAGCAAGATAAACAATGGTTCCTTCAAGTTTTTCATCACTGAATTTTTCTACTGATTCATCAGAGCTTATTTTAGCACTAACATTATTCAGAACATATCCACGATGCTCAGTTCCATCATTATCGTAGTGGTTTGGTAAAGAGTCAAATTTTACGCTATTAAAACCTGATGCAACCGGAAGTGAAGCTGTATAATCAATAGTATTATATGCTTTAAGACCTAACTCATTTGCAATATCATTTAATGTATAACCATTGTAACCAATAGCAGGATTTGTAGGGTTTACTCTTTTGTTAACACTAGTAAGTGTTCCCTCTTGCTGATTTATTGCCGGCATATCTAAGTTACCATCTCCTAAAGCAGATAGAGTGAAATCACCTTTAGTATTGTATCCTACGCTATATGAGCCACTTGTTTCATCAAGCTCACAAATAAGTGAAACACCTAATGAATTAGTAAGAGTTGGTATCATAGTAATTTCAAAAGCACTATACTTCTCAATTAGTCCTAAAAGACGAGCAAGGTTTTTTGAGTTCGGATGAGTATAGAGATCTGGTCCAGCAATCAGAGCAAAAGAGTCTTTTTTCTTAAGATTTTTATCTAAGTCTTCTATAAACTTACTGCCAGCACTTACTATTTCTAAAAGTTTATTATCATCAACAACAACCTCTTTAGAGATTTTTTTAGGAACCATCTTTTTCTTCTCTTCTTCTACC
This window encodes:
- the nuoI gene encoding NADH-quinone oxidoreductase subunit NuoI, which produces MNNEQFNDRDVSNGYFLVDIEDYPTAGWDKFKRTLKRSFRGELFVGLWVVLREMIRFDIHTIKYPEEKMPIGPRYRAVHEMKRLWESETERCIGCGLCEKICISNCIKMDTKIDENSRKEVSEYSINLGRCIFCGYCAEVCPELAITHGGEYENASDQREHFVMYEDMLTPIDKMKAGKQLEFEGFGAITPHEDERVKKTPLSY
- the nuoH gene encoding NADH-quinone oxidoreductase subunit NuoH, with protein sequence METAYLIETVIKIVVILLVFSALAGIGTYFERKILAFMQRRLGPMNVGPYGLLQVAADGIKLFTKEDIVPTNVVGRIFKIAPVITAATAFMAAAAIPFLPSFTLFGYEVHPIVADINIGILYILGIMGVGLYGPLLGGMASANKFALLSAARGAAVFISYEVVTGLSILAPIMLVGSLSLIDFNEYQAGGFTDWIVWSQPVAFILFWIAAFAETGRTPFHLIANDHEIIDGFGTEYSGMRWGLFFIGEYANMFFISFVIPLLFLGGYGDGSLLGALGLLGKMAFFFFFFLWTRAAWPDVRPDQLMWLCWKVLMPIAVLNILITAIVMM